One Fretibacterium sp. OH1220_COT-178 genomic window carries:
- a CDS encoding ImmA/IrrE family metallo-endopeptidase, which produces MPSEDDVVRSLLDATLPLMQAPPVNLGVICEWLGIEVYTQPCHSFGALFIVREGKGILLVNSAMAQGRARFSIAHELGHLLLRHDPVGRIGDPRDPVQERQADQFASELLMPASLLRHDRDSLSLSTLCRRYRVSQQAMRIRLERLGCEPVPMR; this is translated from the coding sequence GTGCCGAGCGAGGACGACGTTGTGCGGTCGCTGCTGGATGCGACGCTTCCCCTGATGCAGGCCCCTCCGGTCAACCTGGGGGTGATCTGCGAGTGGCTGGGAATAGAGGTCTACACTCAGCCTTGCCATTCCTTTGGGGCGCTCTTCATCGTCCGGGAGGGCAAGGGGATCCTGCTGGTCAACTCCGCCATGGCCCAGGGCCGAGCCCGCTTTTCCATCGCTCACGAGTTGGGGCATCTGCTCCTTCGGCACGACCCCGTCGGTCGCATCGGAGATCCTCGGGATCCCGTCCAGGAACGCCAGGCCGACCAGTTCGCCTCCGAGCTCCTGATGCCCGCCTCTCTGCTGCGGCACGACCGCGACAGCTTGTCCCTGAGCACGCTTTGCCGTCGCTATCGCGTGTCGCAGCAAGCCATGCGAATCCGGCTGGAGCGGTTGGGGTGTGAACCGGTTCCCATGCGGTAG
- a CDS encoding P1 family peptidase, with product MRLRIADLGLSVGTMRSGPRGAITDVPGVRVGHCTLDAPDRGVHTGVTAVVPAPGSLFREKLAAGVAVFNGFGKSMGLIQLQEKGTLETPIVLTGVSSAGALYDALFRRAMEEHPEICATDGSVNPVVCECNDSFLNDARQARLSREHLDSAIDSAAADFAEGAVGAGRGMSCFHLKGGIGSASRLVALSGHDFVVGALVNANFGRMEDLILSGRRVGPQLRALTEAAPDRESGSVIIVLATDAPLDSRQLARLARRSFIGIGRTGSSVGDGSGDIALAVSTSARIPHKAPPGGTIALRVLHEDHIDPFFKAAVEATEESVLNALAAAEDLRGRDGHLRLGLAGLLPGLEGV from the coding sequence GTGCGATTGCGCATAGCCGACCTCGGCCTTTCGGTCGGAACGATGCGTTCCGGCCCTCGCGGGGCCATAACCGACGTTCCGGGGGTTCGGGTCGGCCATTGCACCCTGGACGCCCCCGATAGGGGCGTCCACACGGGCGTGACCGCCGTGGTGCCGGCGCCGGGCAGCCTGTTTCGGGAGAAGCTCGCGGCGGGGGTGGCGGTCTTCAACGGCTTCGGAAAGAGCATGGGGCTGATTCAGCTTCAGGAGAAGGGGACGCTCGAGACGCCTATCGTTCTGACGGGCGTCTCGAGCGCCGGCGCCCTCTATGATGCCCTGTTCCGCAGAGCCATGGAGGAGCATCCCGAGATCTGCGCGACGGATGGCAGCGTCAATCCCGTGGTGTGCGAGTGCAACGACAGTTTCCTGAACGATGCCCGCCAGGCGCGGCTGAGTCGGGAACATTTGGACTCGGCCATCGATTCCGCTGCTGCGGACTTCGCCGAGGGGGCTGTCGGAGCGGGGCGGGGCATGTCCTGCTTCCATCTCAAGGGAGGGATCGGCAGCGCTTCGCGGCTTGTAGCGCTCTCCGGGCACGATTTTGTGGTCGGGGCGCTCGTCAACGCCAACTTCGGGAGGATGGAGGATCTGATTCTTTCCGGACGTCGAGTCGGGCCCCAACTGAGGGCGTTGACGGAGGCGGCCCCGGACAGGGAGAGCGGGTCGGTCATCATCGTCCTGGCAACGGATGCTCCTCTGGATTCGCGTCAGCTCGCCCGCCTGGCCCGGCGCAGCTTCATCGGAATCGGAAGAACGGGCTCCTCCGTGGGGGACGGCAGCGGGGACATCGCCTTGGCCGTGTCGACCTCCGCGCGGATTCCCCATAAGGCCCCTCCCGGAGGGACGATCGCCCTTCGCGTTCTGCACGAGGACCACATCGACCCCTTCTTCAAGGCGGCGGTGGAGGCCACGGAGGAGAGCGTGCTGAATGCGCTTGCCGCCGCGGAGGACCTCAGAGGGCGCGACGGACACCTGAGACTGGGGCTGGCCGGACTTCTCCCCGGCCTCGAGGGCGTTTGA
- a CDS encoding C69 family dipeptidase gives MLSVVLFFSFLVLFLRMGSSVRPACACTTVLVGRDASETGEVLVGHNEDSGGRYVMRTHLVPSLERRQGGIRFEPDMAELPLTEARARLFWSEARPFVPDGGASFCDFFVNGHGVVLCSDNCTASREDRPELTDGGVGYGIRRLVSEGARSAAHAVELAAGLLDRFGYASSGRSYHFADKNEIWVLQVVHGKHYAVKRVPDDEVYLNPNHYTIRDADPHAPGYEELVEYARSRGWYDPSRGPFDFALAYQAPDSRGVPHNVHRHVRGLSILLERDMEHLLEPGAELPFSVRPPRPVGVRTVKKILRTHFEGTSSDVSGGASPHFMATRPICASTTLESNIVQIREEPEMILIHRALGRPCLAPYVPWYFGITSVPPGCGASDPEKALATHFAVPASDMDCADTPWFRHTALQAAADILGGARASKVREGILEIESRFGEELLDLDSRVRDCFRSDPVQAASMLNGAVETWMARAAEEMKALYDGLGILDAELVGDLDADASEAPFVLRVKGGGAGPNASEVLLDRTLCGPHYLAPSRWSVAAEASEDDGGLRLTFRGGDWFRTAVPCLTDLWIALEDRSGTRRAARALVHIRKSSAQVARAGGGRSACDCA, from the coding sequence ATGCTGTCTGTAGTGCTGTTCTTTTCCTTCCTCGTTCTTTTTCTCCGGATGGGATCGAGCGTCCGTCCCGCCTGTGCCTGCACCACGGTCCTGGTCGGCAGGGACGCCTCCGAGACCGGGGAGGTGCTCGTCGGCCACAACGAGGACAGCGGAGGCCGGTACGTCATGCGCACGCACCTCGTGCCGAGCCTGGAGCGAAGGCAGGGGGGTATCCGTTTCGAGCCCGACATGGCGGAATTGCCCCTGACGGAGGCACGGGCGCGTCTGTTCTGGTCCGAGGCCCGTCCGTTCGTGCCGGACGGCGGGGCCTCGTTCTGTGATTTCTTCGTCAACGGCCACGGTGTCGTTCTGTGCAGCGACAACTGTACGGCCTCTCGGGAGGATCGCCCCGAGCTGACGGACGGCGGGGTCGGCTACGGCATTCGTCGTCTGGTGTCCGAGGGGGCCCGGAGCGCCGCCCACGCCGTGGAGCTCGCGGCCGGTCTGCTGGACCGGTTCGGATATGCCAGCAGCGGCCGTTCCTACCACTTTGCGGACAAAAACGAGATTTGGGTGCTTCAGGTCGTCCACGGCAAACATTATGCGGTGAAGCGCGTGCCGGACGACGAGGTGTACCTCAATCCCAACCACTACACCATTCGGGATGCGGATCCCCATGCGCCGGGGTACGAGGAGCTTGTGGAATACGCGCGCTCCCGCGGCTGGTACGACCCCTCCCGGGGACCTTTCGATTTCGCCCTGGCCTATCAGGCTCCGGACTCGCGCGGCGTGCCGCACAACGTCCACCGCCATGTCCGAGGGCTCTCGATACTTCTCGAGCGGGACATGGAGCATCTGCTTGAGCCTGGTGCGGAGCTGCCCTTCTCGGTTCGTCCCCCGCGTCCCGTCGGGGTCCGAACGGTGAAGAAAATCCTGAGGACGCATTTCGAGGGGACCTCGTCGGACGTCTCGGGGGGTGCGTCGCCGCACTTCATGGCCACGCGTCCGATATGCGCCTCCACGACGCTCGAGAGCAACATTGTCCAGATACGTGAGGAGCCCGAGATGATCCTCATCCACCGAGCTCTGGGACGGCCATGTCTTGCGCCTTACGTTCCCTGGTATTTCGGCATCACCTCCGTACCCCCCGGCTGCGGCGCCTCTGATCCCGAGAAGGCGTTGGCGACGCATTTCGCCGTACCGGCCTCCGATATGGATTGCGCGGACACGCCCTGGTTCCGCCATACGGCCCTGCAGGCTGCAGCCGACATCCTAGGTGGAGCGCGTGCCTCAAAGGTCCGTGAGGGAATCCTGGAGATCGAATCGCGGTTCGGGGAGGAGCTTCTGGACCTCGATTCCAGGGTGCGGGACTGTTTTCGCTCCGATCCCGTCCAGGCCGCGTCCATGCTGAACGGGGCCGTCGAGACGTGGATGGCCCGGGCTGCGGAGGAGATGAAGGCGCTGTATGACGGACTCGGCATCCTGGATGCCGAGCTTGTCGGGGATCTGGATGCGGACGCTTCCGAGGCGCCCTTCGTCCTTCGGGTGAAGGGGGGGGGCGCGGGGCCGAATGCCTCGGAGGTGCTCCTCGACAGGACTTTGTGTGGGCCGCATTACCTGGCTCCGTCGCGCTGGTCCGTGGCCGCCGAGGCGTCGGAGGATGACGGAGGGCTCCGGCTGACCTTCCGGGGCGGAGACTGGTTCAGGACCGCCGTCCCCTGCCTCACCGACCTGTGGATCGCCCTGGAGGACCGGTCCGGGACGCGGCGTGCCGCACGCGCTCTGGTCCACATTCGCAAGAGTTCCGCCCAAGTCGCTCGAGCGGGCGGGGGGCGGTCGGCGTGCGATTGCGCATAG
- a CDS encoding helix-turn-helix domain-containing protein, translating into MSSIGANIKARRRELGMNQEELARRLGVTQANISRIEANVKGPSADMLPEIAEALYCDVRDLLGVERDGAADERELDGGARAFVLKAMESDPQLGMYLRSFVRDSDSYTDEDWKFLATSLKLALGYAADAIKARRVSGNF; encoded by the coding sequence ATGAGCTCAATCGGAGCCAACATCAAAGCCCGCCGGCGGGAATTGGGGATGAACCAGGAGGAACTGGCCCGGAGGCTGGGAGTGACGCAGGCCAACATCAGCCGCATCGAGGCCAACGTCAAGGGGCCGAGTGCGGATATGCTTCCCGAGATTGCGGAGGCGCTCTATTGCGATGTCCGAGACCTCCTGGGCGTGGAGCGTGATGGCGCGGCGGACGAGCGCGAACTCGACGGAGGTGCGAGAGCCTTCGTCCTGAAGGCTATGGAGAGCGACCCTCAGCTTGGGATGTACCTGCGCAGCTTTGTCAGAGATTCGGACTCCTACACCGATGAGGACTGGAAATTTCTGGCCACGAGCCTGAAGCTGGCTCTGGGGTATGCCGCGGATGCCATCAAGGCCCGGCGCGTCAGCGGCAATTTTTAG